A genomic window from Elaeis guineensis isolate ETL-2024a chromosome 3, EG11, whole genome shotgun sequence includes:
- the LOC105041871 gene encoding clathrin coat assembly protein AP180, with the protein MASKFRRAIGVVKDQTSIGLAKVSSRANGSSNLEVAILKATSHDQVPVDDRLITEVLLLTKSSPLSATACVQALSRRLTRTANWVVALKSLTLAFRALRDAGPAFSREALSVPPRRRRLLELSTFCDDSSWDFTAFVRTYALYLDARLDSALLGKLGNLHHRRRAPTNSIANMKLPLILDRIGHWQRLLARAIATRPTGPARTNRLVQISLYDVVRESFDLYRDISDGLSLLLDNFFHLEFPACRETFRACTNAAKQFEELDSFYSICKKVGIGRSSEYPSVCMISRALLKTLEEFLKDHQNSSTNGKLRSPPKLSIPSPRPRPRPRRQNSDVHDRLPVTPKPGRQSICSTTDWELLNSDQEGLSASFAGSKSSTGESSGTLSDLLSFNDESSAASNSDRENGVVLDLASFNYQPKKSTASNSDRKNGVVRDLVPPDNQPKASTASNSDRKNGVVRDPVPFDNQSKALTTSRSDRENGAVLDTVPFDNPSKASTSPNSDSWELVLVESASKMSNGVRGNSIKGPKNLKPDSLLDNGSFRQFPLNYYNPFLHDFDEKNLAIVPSPRSSLPSPTFHAARRNEDSAEEGADPFTWSSQVYSPALTKTLDVSAMQQQQLLSEQQMWMQYQRKIIAKNLE; encoded by the coding sequence ATGGCCTCCAAGTTCCGCAGGGCCATCGGCGTCGTCAAGGACCAGACCAGCATCGGCCTCGCCAAGGTCTCCAGCCGCGCGAACGGCTCCTCCAACCTCGAAGTCGCCATCCTCAAGGCCACCTCCCACGACCAGGTCCCCGTCGACGACCGCCTCATCACCGAGGTCCTCCTCCTCACCAAATCGTCCCCCCTCTCCGCCACCGCCTGCGTCCAAGCCCTCTCCCGCCGCCTCACCCGCACCGCCAACTGGGTCGTCGCCCTCAAGTCCCTCACCCTCGCCTTCCGCGCCCTCCGCGACGCCGGCCCCGCCTTCTCCCGCGAGGCCCTCTCCGTCCCcccccgccgccgccgcctcctcgagctctccaccttctgcgacGACTCCTCCTGGGACTTCACCGCCTTCGTCCGCACCTACGCCCTCTACCTCGACGCCCGCCTCGACTCCGCCCTCCTCGGCAAGCTCGGCAACCTCCACCACCGCCGCCGCGCCCCCACCAACAGCATCGCCAACATGAAGCTCCCCCTCATCCTCGACCGCATCGGCCACTGGCAGCGCCTCCTCGCCCGCGCCATCGCCACCCGCCCCACCGGCCCCGCCAGGACCAACCGCCTCGTCCAAATCTCCCTCTACGACGTCGTCCGCGAGAGCTTCGACCTCTACCGCGACATCTCCGACGGCCTCTCCCTGCTGCTCGACAACTTCTTCCACCTCGAGTTCCCCGCGTGCCGCGAGACGTTCCGGGCGTGCACCAACGCCGCGAAGCAATTCGAAGAGCTCGACTCCTTCTACAGCATATGTAAGAAGGTCGGCATTGGGAGGTCGTCCGAGTACCCCAGCGTCTGCATGATCTCCAGAGCACTACTCAAGACCTTGGAAGAGTTCCTCAAAGATCACCAGAACTCGTCGACCAACGGCAAGCTAAGAAGCCCTCCCAAGTTGAGCATTCCAAGCCCTCGCCCTCGCCCTCGCCCTCGCCGTCAGAATTCGGATGTCCATGATCGGCTTCCGGTGACACCGAAACCTGGCCGGCAATCAATCTGTTCGACGACCGACTGGGAATTGCTGAATTCCGACCAAGAAGGGCTGTCAGCAAGCTTTGCAGGCAGCAAAAGCAGCACTGGAGAGAGTTCTGGCACACTCTCAGACCTGCTATCGTTCAACGATGAATCATCGGCTGCTTCGAATTCAGATCGAGAGAATGGCGTTGTCTTGGATCTAGCATCATTCAACTACCAGCCAAAGAAATCGACTGCTTCGAATTCAGATCGAAAGAATGGCGTGGTTCGGGATCTAGTCCCACCCGACAACCAGCCAAAGGCATCCACTGCCTCGAATTCAGATCGAAAGAATGGCGTGGTTCGGGATCCAGTCCCATTCGACAACCAGTCGAAGGCATTGACTACTTCGAGATCAGATCGAGAGAATGGAGCGGTTTTGGATACAGTCCCATTCGACAACCCGTCGAAGGCATCAACCTCTCCAAATTCGGACTCGTGGGAGCTTGTCCTAGTGGAGAGCGCAAGCAAGATGTCCAACGGAGTGCGTGGCAATTCAATCAAAGGGCCGAAAAATCTTAAACCGGACAGTCTGTTAGATAATGGATCATTCCGTCAGTTTCCCCTCAACTATTACAATCCATTCCTCCATGATTTCGATGAGAAGAATTTAGCAATTGTGCCATCGCCACGGTCATCATTGCCCTCACCGACGTTCCATGCGGCGAGGCGGAATGAGGATTCAGCTGAGGAGGGAGCAGATCCTTTCACATGGTCGTCGCAAGTATATTCACCAGCATTGACTAAAACGTTGGATGTGTctgcaatgcagcagcagcagctgctcAGCGAGCAGCAGATGTGGATGCAGTATCAGAGAAAGATCATTGCGAAAAATTTGGAATGA